Proteins encoded by one window of Channa argus isolate prfri chromosome 13, Channa argus male v1.0, whole genome shotgun sequence:
- the si:ch73-70k4.1 gene encoding uncharacterized protein si:ch73-70k4.1, whose translation MTEYYPKSKLKRKKPTVEEIHTEISSKATPKTNPPTSLSSDFIADRSVAPAVGWWNREQLPAVESLWVLTLKSALPYLENQPWDVVPDLPHPSRPRLPALKLDEQQWCGLDDDVAPFPEPASTSLRTSLSSDPVSASHQDLSVQNKPGAEPADRQQPPHSRQPHSDPTASLQCLTKKTWLSRHSSGEAAPAASVGTEDGRNGQEQGEPQTGAVNRQRLTNKMKVPESRVSLQRKDENKEEKVEDEEVEEAQASFREDGGAAAAGGGGEGLQSCPMCLVVFPVGFTQIDCDGHLAQCLSEMNVDMTW comes from the exons ATGACGGAATATTACCCCAAATCTAAACTCAAACGAAAGAAACCTACTGTTGAGGAGATTCACACGGAAATATCTTCCAAGGCAACGCCGAAGACAAACCCTCCAACATCGCTGTCCAGTGACTTTATAGCGGACAG GTCAGTGGCTCCTGCAGTGGGATGGTGGAACAGAGAGCAGCTGCCTGCCGTGGAGAGTCTGTGGGTGTTGACACTAAAGTCTGCGCTGCCTTACCTGGAGAACCAGCCCTGGGACGTGGTTCCTGATCTTCCACATCCATCGAGACCA AGACTCCCAGCACTGAAGTTAGATGAACAGCAGTGGTGTGGTCTCGATGACGATGTTGCTCCCTTCCCTGAACCTGCTTCGACTTCTCTGAGGACTTCGCTGAGTTCAGATCCTGTCAGTGCCTCCCACCAGGACCTGTCAGTGCAGAACAAACCTGGAGCAGAACCAGCTGACAGGCAGCAGCCACCTCACAGCAGGCAACCTCACAGTGATCCAACAGCATCTCTTCAGTGTCTCACTAAAAAAACATGGCTGTCCCGCCACAGCAGCGGGGAGGCTGCACCAGCTGCAAGTGTTGGTACAGAAGATGGGAGGAACGGACAAGAGCAAGGGGAACCACAGACTGGAGCTGTCAACAGGCAGCGTCTCACAAACAAGATGAAGGTGCCTGAAAGCCGAGTTTCTTTGCAGAGGaaggatgaaaataaagagGAGAAGGTGGAGGATGAAGAAGTAGAGGAGGCACAGGCAAGCTTCAGAGAAgatggaggagcagcagcagcaggaggaggaggggaggggctgCAAAGCTGCCCCATGTGTCTGGTGGTGTTCCCTGTTGG GTTCACCCAGATAGACTGTGACGGCCATCTGGCCCAGTGTCTGTCCGAGATGAACGTGGACATGACCTGGTGA